The Plasmodium brasilianum strain Bolivian I chromosome 5, whole genome shotgun sequence region CTTTTCATTGTGTAAAAGGCATTCGtttgaaatatatgtatatatatatatatatatataatatatatatatatatatatatatatatatgtgtatgtgtgtgtgtttgtttatatatatatttttacatgtgTACGGGTTGGCGTATAACGTGCGTGTAACACTCACGTAAACAAACGATCGTACATTTTACATGCACATGTTCATGCGcgcgtatatatacaaaatatttgcGTAACAACTGAATCATTTGTTGTGGTCGTAAGATGCATTCACGTTTGCGCAATATTTATAATCAAGGGAGAAGAATAActatccaaaaaaaaaaaataaataaataaaatagaataaaataaaaagatgaaGTCCGTTTCGATAAAGCAGCTAGAAGCTATACTCATTTTAGATACGGATGGAAACAGAATTGCAGTCAAATATTACAATGACAAATTGACTCCCAAAGGAGATGATAAACTGAATAATACAGGTTGTAGTAAAGAGTCGTTAAACTATCCATATGATGgtacattatataataatttaaaaacatcagaacaacaaaaattatttgaaagtGATATTACTGATAAAGCTAAAAAGTTAGGGTGTAATTCTAACGAAACAGAAATTttagtaataaataaatatattattttatacttatcCATAAATGATGTTAGTATTTATATAGTTGGagatgaaaatgataatgaaataatactaaatgaaataatacaAACAGTTGAGCAGTCCCTAAACAATATTACAAATAACCAAATAGGTAAAAAACAGTTGATCGATAAACTCGATTcagtttatttaattttagatGAAATAGCTGATAGTGGTATTATTATGGAAACAAATTCGgatgttattattaatagaTTGTACATGCATGAAGGGGATTTACAAGAACACACCCCTCTCAATCAGGCCATATCATCAGCCAAGGAAAACATAATAAGGAGTTTACTTAGCGGAACGTAGTCCCAATGTTATCTTCGAGTTCTCTAGGAAAACTTAATTACCAATTTGCTCAGATTGACCGACGTACTGTTCCTACGTCCGGTCCGCTTGCTCTTCATGCTTACGTGTAGCAGCGTGGAGAGGGGAAAAGCTTTCCTATATTCCATTTCCATCCCTttgcataatttttgtaagtgcagtaatttttaaaaagatacCGTTAATAAAGTTTAAAGGGGAGCTTTTTACTCCAAAAATGATGTTTACCCATTTTGCACGCTTGTGcgtgaacatatatatttgtgcatGTACCCATGTATGCAGTCCccttaatttaataaaaacaaaaaaaaaattgataagataggataagaaaaaaaaaaattgataagataggataagaaaaaaaaaaattgataagataggataagaaaaaaaaaaattgatacgATAGAataggaaaataataaaaaagatctGATTATACAAGGTAAAAAGAGTTACTCTTACTGTCTTAATATTcaggaaaaataatttactcACATTTGCCCCTACATGTGCGCTATTGTACTCACATAATTGACGTCAAaacatttttgaatatatatatatatatatatatatatatatatatatgtatatatataatatcacGGGAGAAAGAGCCATTTTTACAGTTACACACAAGTGTTTGTGCACGTGTGTGTACATGGAGAAGCAACACGTACCTATATAATGTACGTCTTTTTTCATGTGaagataatttttctttatagcTGCATAATTTACACATGtgctaataatttttatatatattaagccTTAATGACTTTCATCCGCCTAGCATTTAAATGAACATGGGCATGGTTTCCTTATAATATGTTCAGTCCCTCTTGtacattattttcttctGAGGCATGTGATGCTTTTTCCTCCTTGACTTTACTAAAACGAGAATTTTTCcatctttttataatttttttttttttttttttgcataattttttgccAAAATGATTCTGAACATGTTTGAAGCACaggaattatttatattatttaaaatggaGCACTGCGTAAAAATAATCGGCATGGCTATAGCCCTCTTTACACTCacaattaattaattaatttttttttttttttatatctttcaCCTTTAACGTCTTCTACGCCTAACTTATGCcttttttgctctttttttttggcgTTCATCACTATTATTCGTGTTATCTTTACTGCTTTTTTTGTGTGCACTTTTTTCTCCCTCTTTATGCTTCTCCCCCTCTTGCTCCTTACCCGTAGTCCTTTCCACCTCCTTACTCTTTGTTCTGCCTCCTTCCTTATCCCGCTCCTTATCCGTTGTTCTTCCTCCCCCCTTATCTCGCTTCTTATCCGTTGTTCTGCCTACCTCCTTATCTCTTTCCTTGCCTTTTCCTTTCTCCTTCTCTATgtctttttccctttttctcTCCCTCTCCCTCTCCCACTCCTCTCTTCCTCCGCTTCTGCTTCTGCTTCTGCCTCTGTGCCATACTCTGCTTCTATCCCTACTTCTAGCATCCCTACTCCTGTGCATACTTCTATCCCTACTTCTAGCATCCCTACTCCTATGCATACTTCTATCCCTACTTCTATCATCCCTACTCCTATGCATACTTCTATCCCTACTTCTATCATCCCTACTCCTATGCATACTTCTATCCCTACTTCTATCATCCCTACTCCTATGCATACTTCTATCCCTACTTCTATCATCCCTACTCCTGTCCATGGCTCTATTTCTGTACCTGTCCCAGTCTCTAGTTCTCTCTCTATAATACCAGTCCCTATCCCgacttttattttccttactCCTGTAGATCATTTTGTGTCTAAACAACTCTTCATTGTATAtgcttttataattatatgaatgtTTCCTCCTTTCTGAATCTATCTCTCCCCACCGTTTTTCGTCTCTGTATTTGCTTCGATAACTTTGACTATGACTCTCCTCCTTATAAAGCttcttaaatttataattgtaataCCTTTCTCTTTGTGCTACTCTCCTTTTTTCATcctcttttaatatatattcttttttaacatCATACGGTAACACACTTTTGCGGTCTTCCCTTGACAAGTAGTCATCTTTTTTGCTACTAGTCCTTATGTTATATTCGTCTCTATATGTTCTGACAATATTAGTATCGTCCAGCTGTTTGAAAAAGGGCTTCAACTTTCTTCTGTTACTGTGGTCATTCCCCGATCTTCCAGCAGCTCCTCTGTCGAGTTCCCCTCGTTTGACCGCTACTCCGTCAACTGCTCCTCGTTCTGCTGCTGCTCTGTCCTTCTTATTTTCTgattctcttttttcattctctGCCTTAACTTTTAGGTccatcttttccttttccgtTTTACCTGTTATGAAAAATACGAATACATGGGTGCACTGGGATAAGTACGTACACTAGTAGGGGTGTGCAAATTGGCAAAAAGGAACATATGGGAGAGTCTTTTTCCATGCCTGCACTTGCGCAAGAATGCTTGAAGTGCATCTCAAAGgggtaataaaataataaaataaaaacaaaaaataaaaataataaataataatataatactaaaataataataataaaatagtaataataaaagaatactaaaataataataataaaatagtaataataaaatagtaataataaaatagtaataataaaatagtaataatgcAATACTTCAATCTGTTCAGCCAATTTAAGCAAACGCACTTATGCACAGCACACCCACACATGGTAATGCGCATGCACCGGAAGACGCACCTTGGGGGCCCGCACACGAGGAGAATGCCTGGAGGGATGCGACTTGAGCCTGCCTCTCTTTGTATTTTCCGAGAAAGAAAGCTGTTCTATAATTTCCAACATTCAAAAAcctaaaattttcattaatttttctaaaattaattttaggACAATCTCTCTTTTTATAACTCTTAGTCATATAACTATGAGCAGCTTTAATATTATCTCGTTGATGTATTTTTTCAGGTAAAGGATTGATTTTGAACCATGGATGTTTAAGAGCATTAAAAGCAGTTAGTCTTTCATATGGTTGCCaccttaataattttttaattagatCTAATCCTATATCTCCTACACCTTGTATATTTCTAATAGCATTCTCAGTGTCAATCATTTTGTTCGGATTgacattattaatattatttggaTGAATAGGATTAAATGCTATATCATTCCAATAtggtaaattttttaaaaatttcatatcTTTATCATTAGGAAGACctaatttatttacaattaatTTTAGTATATCTGTTTCATTTTCAGCTGAAAATAAAGGATTACTAGTAACTAACTCAGCTAATACACAACCACAACTCCACATATCAACAGCTGATGAATAATACTCTGAACCTAATAATAATTCTGGAGGTCTATACCATAAGGTTATAACTCTATTAGTCATATTGGATGAAGTCATATTCGTATGATATCTAGCTAATCCAAAATCAgctaattttaatattccatttttatcaATAAGTAAATTagctatttttatatctctatgtattatattattcttatgaCAATAATCTAAAGCACTCAacaattgtaaaaatatattttttatttctcctatagtaaacaaattttcatttttatatctcTCTCGTTGTGTTCTTTCTTCCCTTAGCAGTTCAGAATATCCTGATAAGTCAAAAGGTACATACTCAAACACCATCCATATGGACATCTTTTCTTCTCCTTTGCTTTGCGCGGACTTCATCCATGAGGCGCGCGAGCGGGTCGACGAGTAATGCGACGAGTCCGTTGATGAGGAGCGTGCAGAAGATAGTAACGATTCTGTCGATGAGTAAAGCGACGAGTCCGTCGATGCAGTAATCGATGAATCTTCTGTAGAACTACGTAACCTATCTATCGCCAACCCACGTGATGTGCCTGATAACAAGCTACACCCAGATTGTTTCCCACACACTTTGTCCCCCTTTCCCATTATGGACAATTGCAATTTACGCTTTTTCATTGCATCGCTCAATGATACAGTAACATtgcatatgttttttttatccgCCTCTTCTTCTACTTCCCTTTTTTGGTATTGATCAGAGGGAAAGTCGTCCATTCGGTCTGAATCATCGTCATTTggaatttttgtatatataaccCCCATTAGTtcaacaatatttttatgttttagtAAATTTAGAATAGATATCTCTCGTATATACGTTTTAGCTAGCCCTTCtttatttccatttaattttaatttttttaaagcaactcttttattatttgtaatgTCCTCTGCCATCCATACATCCCCATATGCACCTTGTCCTACTTGAtgtattttaacaaaattttttacattcatttttatttcccctTTAAGTGAGTTTAAGATTAACTCgtataaatgtttttcatattctttttctGCTTGTGCTCTTAAGCTTCTTGCCTTTGCTTTTCTAAgtatttctttctttatttttatgattatGTTGGGATCCTTCTCAAGATTGCTGATACCATCGCTTAGCTTAATATTACTATAGAATTTATTTGTCGGATCTTCCTTACACGGCTTGTTAATGTTGGTGATCATACTAGTGCTAAAGTTAATGTTAACATCAGTATTAGCATCGGTATTAGTATTAGCATTAGCATTGGTATTAGCATTAGCATTGGTATTAGCATTAGCATTGGTATTAGCATTAGTATTAGCATTAGCATTAGCATTAGCATTAGCATTAGCATTAGCATTAGCATTAGCATTAGCATTAGCATTAGCATTAGTATTAGCATTAGTATTAGCATTAGTATTAGCATTAGCATTAGTATTAGCATTAGCATTAGCATTAGTATTAGCATTAGCATCAGTGTTAGCATTAGCATTAGTATTAGCATTAGCATCAGTGTTAGCATTAGCATTAGTATTAGCATTAGCATCAGTGTTAGCATCATCAGTATTAGCATCAGAATTAGCATTAGTATTAGCATCGGTATTAGCATCAGTATTAGCATCGGTATTAGCATTAGTATTAGCATCAGTATTAGCATTAGTATTAGCATCCGTATTAGCACCGGTATTAACATTAGTATTAGCATCCGTATTAGCACCGGTGTTAACATTAGTATTAGCATCAGTATTAGCATCCGTATTAGCGTTAGTACTACAATTCGCTTTTAACTCATTCAATAAAGTTTCCTTATTAGTTGTGCTGTTCGATCTTTCCAGCATCCGAAATTTATTgcaactttttttatttaaattattgctTGTTAATGTTTTTTGACTTTCCTCTGTCGACATGAAGAAACTGACCGATTTGCTCACACATGTGTTCTTCGTTGTGCACACTCGTGTAACTGCCGGGGTGTTAACAACATCCTTCAAAGGGGGTTCTAATGAAGTAATAGATACAGCAGATGGAACATAAGAGGCAAAGGGGGCGGGCGTAGTAGATATGTCTAATGGGGCAAACACGGAGGACGTGATGGGTGCGGCTAATGGAGCATGCATAGCAGACGTTGTGGACATAGGTAACGGGGCTAACGGGACAAACGGGGCCGAGGTTGAGGACAGAACACCATAAGGAATAAACGTCGAATTAATATTACTAGTGTTAAGGCACTTCTTCAACTTTCTCATGTTTCTGGACGCAAAGTCGTCACCCCCTCCTCCCCCTTTTTCATAGCTCGATCTCTTCCCACACATTAACATGTTCATAAGGTTATCATACACATCCACGGAATAGtttatatttcctttattaTCACCATGTAATGcattttctaaaataatCATTGGACTAAGCTGCCCTGGGTAACACAGAACATCACACATAAAGTTGTTAAGAGGGTATTCTTTTATATCAGTTATGGTCACTTCGCCTATACTAATACAGTTAGATGCAGtatctttttcctttttgttctCTTCCTCTGTTTTGTTCTCTTCCTCTGTTTTGTTCTCTTCCTCCTTTTTGTTCTCTTCCTCTGTTTTGTTCTCTTCCTCCTTTTTGTTCTCTTCCTCCTTTTTGTTCTCTTCCTCCTTTTTGTTCTCTTCCTCCTTTTTGTTCTCTTCCTCCTTTTTGTTCTCTTCCTCCTTTTTGTTCTCTTCCTCCTTTTTGTTCTCTTCCTCCTTTTTGTTCTCATCCTCCTTTTTATTCTCTTCCTCTTTGTTACCACCTCTTCgtatattcaaaattttgcACAAGTCTTCATTCCTGAACCCCTCGATAAGTCCTATCTGTTCGTGCTCTTTTTGTATGATTGCCTCTAAAAGGTCTTCTACTATATCTTTCTGTTtgcatttatttgtattcaGTAGATTGTAAGATATGTAGGCATTCCACAAAGTGTTGATGCTTTTGTTGATGTAACCGAACCCTTTGTGTTTGTAATTACTTACATCTATGTGTTTCCACAGAATGTTTTCTAAATTAACGTTATCAGGCAAGTAGCTCTTCAACTCAGTACGGTTAAGCGGGTCACTGCTAATGATAGAGCTGTTAGGAGGACCACTTCTAACCAGAGAGTAAATTATCGTACGACTGCTAACCCCTTTACACTTTCTCTTTTCGTGTTGCTGTCTCATCTTATGTTCTTCTTCACCATTTTCCACAGTTGTGTTTccacatttttttcttttttttttgtttcctttatttttttttttctttttctctccTTTTTTTGCGACTTTTCTTTCCTCGTCCCAGCAAAAGTTGTTCAAGTATCCCAAGAAAAGGTCCTTCTCTTCTTCCCCTgagcatttttttaaattattgtaaaCTGTTATTGTATCTTCTCTTCCTAAGCTATCAATTATTATCTCTAAATTATTCCaaattcttttctttatttcttcttttttaatgaatgaaaaatcataaattaaatttcttttaaacatGGATACTTTGGATAAAAATGATGGATTctccaaattttttataaattcttttcttATGTCTTCCTCAAGACTGTTGCATTCTAGTAGGATATTCTCTCTACCGGAGCAGATATGCTTACCCGGTCCACCCCTGAAGAGGTCGAGAAAGAAATCATTTCGATCTACCCCACTTAccatcttttaaaaaaggaagtgGTAGAAAGGGGAAGAGGAAAAAGGAAGACGCGGAAAAATGAAGACGTGGCAAAAGAAGGATACAGTAAATATGGTATGTTAGTAAAGATGCAAGACAACAAAAAGACGCTTACGAACACAAACAACTTATATACCTATCTCAACCCAGTACCTATACCTTTGCCTCCCTTTAtacattactttttttatatcaaacATATGCTACTTTCCAATATGCGCTTGCAATGgattgaaattatttttgaaaaatttatgtatatattaacgGGGCTATGCATGAACACTCAGGTAAAAGCAATGCATAATTGAACAAATGCTAACATAATATACATCACAGCCATATCCCCATTTTgcaaataacataaaaaaataaataaataaataaataaataaaataaaaaatatataaaataatatatgttatgaTATATCATATGTAATagcatatattacatataaatggaTATGTAACATATGATAtgatatataacatatgatatgatatattacatatgatatgatatataacatatgatatgatatattacatatgatatgatatattacatatgatatgatatattacatatgatatgatatattacatatgaTATATGGCATACAATACAATATGATATATGGCATACAATACAATATGATATATTCCAACAAAGGGAAGATATGAACTCCTATAAACATGTTacttcctttattttttaaaaaataaggaagtATCGAATACTGCaccaaatatttttttttttttttttttctttttaaaaaaaaaggtatacgGGTACTAACGAGCtcacatattatattatggtcgcgcttataaaatatttatgtacatatgcatagatatatatacgtaatacatatacaagtatatgcatacattcGTATATTTTGCGCTTGTGTTTAGTGCTATACCACTAGCGCCTATAATTGCTTATACCGTTTATTGTTGTTATCTATTCAAAATTTCCATTTAAtcgtgaaaaaaaaaaaataaataaataaaatagagtaaaagtaaaaataaaagaaaaagtaaaagataACACTAACTTTTACTTTAATGCTGACGCTAAGGCTGATGTCGAATGTGCAGTGGAGGGAAGGAGCACAATCAGCTGTATAGAATGAGGGCAAGGATGAAAGCCGAAGGCATCTGTGATCCACACGAGGGGAAGAATATTCGTTTGTAGTATTAAcgtttaaattaaaaaaaaaaaaaaaaaaaaaatagctttAGTTCTTTCTTCCAtgcattaaataattaaaaagttaagaagttaaataattaaaaaattaaataattgtggtacaaaaaaaagcgaaaaaaTGCGATGTAACGGTTGAACGTTTGTAGCTGATGTTTGAATAAAGCTAActacaaaacaaaatatgttaactgaacaaatgtatttataaacaaatatattccATACATACATccatctttcttttttttcttttttttttttttgtttctattTCTTCACCATTTTTTCGCATATTTTTGCTCATTTTGTGCTCCTTGTTTTCACCATCATGAGagagtaaaaaatatgaaaaaaaaggcttgggttgaatttaaaaaagtatatgtttatatttatttcccCTTTGTCTTGTTTTCAttccataaaaaatttaagttgTATAAGCTCAAGTTGAAGTATGCTTAAGCAGCCGTATTAATAGGTGACCCaacttaaaatataacaatcgtaaatttaaaataaacgcGAGATTAAGGTCAAAAATTCAAATCGGTTAaacgttttttttatttttttacctgACCACGTACAGGTAATACCAGAAGATGTGTACTACATTATTGTCACTCTATTTATATGCAACTATTTTACATATTCTACTAAGCcgctaaaaaaataaaaaatggaaaaagtgGAAACTCAAATGGACGTTATTTTACTTTGCAATTTTCGCAAAATGTgtacatttttgtaattgTTAAGGATCgaagaaataattaaaaaaaaaaaaaaaaaattagcaatAAAATtggttaataaaatatggttAAAGTTAATTAAGCAACTgccaaataaacaaaataaggaGCAAAATAGCAAAGACAGGAAGGTACAAAAAGGAGTAGACAgtctaaaattatataattatgtataagAGAAcactattatattaaatagttCTTGACTTATTAcccattattatatttagataaatatattgccTATTCATAAAATTGTAGGACCAAgcattttttacaaaaatggaAAGGTTTGCAAGTGTGCAAGAGAGGCGGGAAAATGCGCAATGTCCTCTAGTGGAAAACGtcgaataaacaaaaaagggaaagaaaagagaacgcaaataaatgaacaaataaacaaacaaattaacaaatacataaacaactaaacaaataaataaatgaatatataattatataaacagatgaacatataaataattatataaacagatgaacatataaataattatataaacagatgaacgtataaataaataaataaacagataaacatataaataaataaacaaatgaacaaatgaacgaatgaacaaatgaacaaatgaacaaatgaacaaatgaacatataagtaaaaaaagattCCTTTACTTTGTCATCTtcgtattttattatatctccCCATATGGGTAAAGCTATTTGTCTTCAAGTTTTcgttatttttgaaattttttttttttttttttttttttttgtgcaaCTTACgcgagaaaaagaaatatcgtacatatgcatatgcaaATAAATACGGAATTATGCacgcatacatacacatatgaatacgtacacatacgaatacgtacacatacgaatacgtacacatatgaATACGTACACGTACGAATACGTAAACATATgaatacgtacatatttgAATACATACCCTTACTCATATAAGTGTATAATTTATCTGCTTTACAAACATCTTTGTCCGTATTTTTCATTACTCATGAAAATTTCCCTTGCCTTTCTATTCCTTTTAAACTGTCTTAAAAAATGTAGTCGCCTAGCTTTTcgaatgtgtacatataacatgtgataacaaaatatatatatatatatataaaataaaatataaaaaaagtaatataagaAGTAAAATTAGGTGCAAAACTAGTTGTATAATGCGCCGTAAAAACTAGGTGCACATCTCAAGCTGAAATTTCTATTTACTCGCtgtttttcattatcatCATGTTCTTTCCATTAATCATTctcacatatatgtatatatatacacacatatataggGGCACATACGTTAATTCATGACTAGCATTATGAACATGTTGAAGTGTTCGTATTATTTGCtgaaaatataacaattgttttttattatacagtaaatttttttttttttttttttttttttttttttccctcacTCTGCCACCTTGAAACAAGATTCTCAagagaggaaaaaaaaaaaagaggataaCGACTCTCGTCcatactactactattataatTTCCATCATTGCTATCACAGTGTTGTAAcgaattttccttttttttttttactcctCTAGTTGCACATAAAGCATGAACAGCACAAGGGATGATAAGATCATAAGTATGAACAATGAGCacacaaagaaaaaaaaaaaaaaaaaaaaaaaaaaaagagtatacaaacaaaataacaaacttctttaaagtaataaaaagtaatgtTAAAGGAAATGAATTAATTCTTTCGTCGacttgtaaaaataatgactACAGTGGTGGtggtagtagtaatagtagcagtagtaatagtagcagtagtaatagtaatagtaatagtagtagtagtagtagtagtagtagtagtaataccAGGAGTGCACCTAGAAGACACAAACTAAGTACCTATGATCATGGTGTCAAAGAGACGGTTCTAAAAAAGGGCGGAGATAATGAAGAAATACGCGAAACACCTTTTAGGAAAGATAATAACAATCTTACTAATGATAAAAGTAATAACTACAGTAATTATGTTTGCAATTACGGCATTAATAACGAtaagagtaaaaaaaaagaagactTTCATTTCCCGGAAGAGACCAAAAATAGGAATTCTAACTCAGGAGAGAGGTTACAAAGTAAGGAAGAGGGAAAAACTGATAACGTAGAAGCGAATCCACAGTACCCCACCACAACCCTCATATACGATAAGGACAAACTTAGTTCTGTCTTATCAACAGAAGTAAAGAGGACAACCACCTGGGGAACACTCTTTAAAAGAAACAAGTCGGAAAACATTGCAGGGGAGGAGGAACGGCCAGCGGAAAAGTCATTGGACTGTATTGAGGGCAGATTGGCATCCGCGAAGGGTATAAACTGCGAGGAGCAAACCGCGAAAAAGGGAAAGCGCGGAAGGAAGAGGAAAAACGATGGAAATAATGCAAAAAGAATCATGAAGAAAGCAGAAGAGGgtatatatggatatataaataacagtGGTAACATAAGGAATAATAATTCTTACACAGgtgaaattataaatacagTTGAACATGAGAGTAACTATAcgtatgatgaaaaaaatataggcGAAAGAGAACAAACTGCACAAAGTCAAATAATGGCCTCTCCTAATAAAGGTAATAGAACAACAAAGACACGAAAAGTTTCACTAGTAAATTGTTTTGGAAATGATATCGAGATTACCGTAAATGTAAACCAGGAGGGTTCAAACACAGAGGAGAGCACCAGCACAAGCAGTGAAAACAGTTTTATGTGTCTTAAAAATAGGGAGAAGGGGGATAAGAGCGGACGTAAAGGAGATGCCCACAACAACCAAGGGAAACAAAATGGAGCTAGTCACAAGAGCTCCCATGATTTCGATTGCGGAGAGTTGAAGGCTGCCTACAAGAGAAATTCCATTTCGGATTGGGAAAATTACAGTCAgaaaaatttgttttcaAAACGTGGAAATCAACAAAAGGGAAAAAGAACGAACTCCCAAAGGAATGATGATAAAACAGTCACATCGAGGGGTTTATtgattgaaaaaaataagaaaaagataaataaaaaagagaatataaAAGGAAGTATAAAAGAGAATAAGCACCCGTACAACAATAACATGCTAAATTGTCAAAATGACGCAgatgaaaatatgaagatGTTAGCATCTGATAATGCATTGGATATTCAAAGTACCGAGATGAAGAGAAGCATATTTGGGAGAAACAGTTGTTTTGGGGTAGAAATAAACAGAGAAGACAAGGAACAACCCAGTAATAAAAACCAGAGGAGgtcatgtgtatatataagggGGGCTGCCACTAgttttaaaatgaaagatGGGAATAAAGCGTGTGAAATTTTGCATCTTAGCAACACGCCTAGTGTAAGAGATGAAGAGAGGAAAAGGAAGGAAGAGGCTAGAGAGTGGGGACTGCATGGGGAAAGTGAAATGGCAAGTACTACTACAACTTATAACGCACCATTTGCTGCACCCCATGCC contains the following coding sequences:
- a CDS encoding coatomer subunit zeta; amino-acid sequence: MKSVSIKQLEAILILDTDGNRIAVKYYNDKLTPKGDDKLNNTGCSKESLNYPYDGTLYNNLKTSEQQKLFESDITDKAKKLGCNSNETEILVINKYIILYLSINDVSIYIVGDENDNEIILNEIIQTVEQSLNNITNNQIGKKQLIDKLDSVYLILDEIADSGIIMETNSDVIINRLYMHEGDLQEHTPLNQAISSAKENIIRSLLSGT
- a CDS encoding cdc2-related protein kinase 3, with product MVSGVDRNDFFLDLFRGGPGKHICSGRENILLECNSLEEDIRKEFIKNLENPSFLSKVSMFKRNLIYDFSFIKKEEIKKRIWNNLEIIIDSLGREDTITVYNNLKKCSGEEEKDLFLGYLNNFCWDEERKVAKKGEKKKKKNKGNKKKRKKCGNTTVENGEEEHKMRQQHEKRKCKGVSSRTIIYSLVRSGPPNSSIISSDPLNRTELKSYLPDNVNLENILWKHIDVSNYKHKGFGYINKSINTLWNAYISYNLLNTNKCKQKDIVEDLLEAIIQKEHEQIGLIEGFRNEDLCKILNIRRGGNKEEENKKEDENKKEEENKKEEENKKEEENKKEEENKKEEENKKEEENKKEEENKKEEENKTEEENKKEEENKTEEENKTEEENKKEKDTASNCISIGEVTITDIKEYPLNNFMCDVLCYPGQLSPMIILENALHGDNKGNINYSVDVYDNLMNMLMCGKRSSYEKGGGGGDDFASRNMRKLKKCLNTSNINSTFIPYGVLSSTSAPFVPLAPLPMSTTSAMHAPLAAPITSSVFAPLDISTTPAPFASYVPSAVSITSLEPPLKDVVNTPAVTRVCTTKNTCVSKSVSFFMSTEESQKTLTSNNLNKKSCNKFRMLERSNSTTNKETLLNELKANCSTNANTDANTDANTNVNTGANTDANTNVNTGANTDANTNANTDANTNANTDANTDANTDANTNANSDANTDDANTDANANTNANANTDANANTNANANTDANANTNANANANTNANANTNANTNANTNANANANANANANANANANANANANTNANTNANANTNANANTNANANTNTDANTDVNINFSTSMITNINKPCKEDPTNKFYSNIKLSDGISNLEKDPNIIIKIKKEILRKAKARSLRAQAEKEYEKHLYELILNSLKGEIKMNVKNFVKIHQVGQGAYGDVWMAEDITNNKRVALKKLKLNGNKEGLAKTYIREISILNLLKHKNIVELMGVIYTKIPNDDDSDRMDDFPSDQYQKREVEEEADKKNICNVTVSLSDAMKKRKLQLSIMGKGDKVCGKQSGCSLLSGTSRGLAIDRLRSSTEDSSITASTDSSLYSSTESLLSSARSSSTDSSHYSSTRSRASWMKSAQSKGEEKMSIWMVFEYVPFDLSGYSELLREERTQRERYKNENLFTIGEIKNIFLQLLSALDYCHKNNIIHRDIKIANLLIDKNGILKLADFGLARYHTNMTSSNMTNRVITLWYRPPELLLGSEYYSSAVDMWSCGCVLAELVTSNPLFSAENETDILKLIVNKLGLPNDKDMKFLKNLPYWNDIAFNPIHPNNINNVNPNKMIDTENAIRNIQGVGDIGLDLIKKLLRWQPYERLTAFNALKHPWFKINPLPEKIHQRDNIKAAHSYMTKSYKKRDCPKINFRKINENFRFLNVGNYRTAFFLGKYKERQAQVASLQAFSSCAGPQGKTEKEKMDLKVKAENEKRESENKKDRAAAERGAVDGVAVKRGELDRGAAGRSGNDHSNRRKLKPFFKQLDDTNIVRTYRDEYNIRTSSKKDDYLSREDRKSVLPYDVKKEYILKEDEKRRVAQRERYYNYKFKKLYKEESHSQSYRSKYRDEKRWGEIDSERRKHSYNYKSIYNEELFRHKMIYRSKENKSRDRDWYYRERTRDWDRYRNRAMDRSRDDRSRDRSMHRSRDDRSRDRSMHRSRDDRSRDRSMHRSRDDRSRDRSMHRSRDARSRDRSMHRSRDARSRDRSRVWHRGRSRSRSGGREEWERERERKREKDIEKEKGKGKERDKEVGRTTDKKRDKGGGRTTDKERDKEGGRTKSKEVERTTGKEQEGEKHKEGEKSAHKKSSKDNTNNSDERQKKRAKKA